A DNA window from Bos javanicus breed banteng chromosome 10, ARS-OSU_banteng_1.0, whole genome shotgun sequence contains the following coding sequences:
- the LOC133255189 gene encoding olfactory receptor 11H6-like, with product MKNLEGNNHSDPVSEFILLGFPCTWEVQIFLFSLFSVIYVLTLTGNLCIICAVWWDHHLHTPMYILLANFSFLEVWYVTSTVPSMLANFVSETKTISFSGCFLQFYFFFSMGTTETFFLSAMAFDRYLAICRPLHYPTVMPVQRCIKMGACCWVCGFSCFLLPVYLISQLPFCGPNIIDHFLCDPGPLMKLSCVPAPATEIICATFNSVLIFSTFLFITSSYTLVIRAVLRVPSAEGRHKAFSTCGSHLAVVSLFYGSIMVMYVSPTAGNPAGIQKIVTLFYSVMTPLFNPLIYSLRNKEMKEALRKLFRNAIFGQRKPLKN from the coding sequence atgaaaaacctggaaggaaataatcactcagaCCCTGTGAGTGAATTCATTCTCCTTGGATTCCCTTGTACCTGGGAGGTTCAGATCTTCCTCTTCTCACTCTTCTCTGTGATCTATGTGTTGACACTAACTGGAAATTTGTGCATTATCTGTGCAGTGTGGTGGGACCACCatctccacacccccatgtacatCCTGCTGGCCAATTTTTCCTTCCTGGAGGTGTGGTATGTCACTTCTACTGTCCCCAGTATGCTGGCCAACTTTGTCTCTGAGACCAAGaccatctccttctctggctGCTTTCTGCAGTTCTACTTCTTCTTCTCCATGGGCACCACTGAGACCTTCTTCCTGTCTGCCATGGCCTTCGACAGGTACCTTGCCATCTGCAGGCCCCTTCACTACCCCACTGTCATGCCAGTGCAACGCTGCATCAAGATGGGAGCCTGCTGCTGGGTGTGTGGCTTCTCCTGTTTTCTCCTCCCAGTTTATCTCATCTCCCAGCTTCCTTTTTGTGGCCCCAATATTATTGATCACTTCCTATGTGACCCAGGACCCCTTATGAAGTTGTCTTGCGTGCCAGCTCCTGCCACTGAGATTATCTGTGCCACCTTTAACTCAGTCCTAATTTTTTCCACTTTCCTGTTCATTACCAGCTCCTACACCCTGGTGATCAGAGCTGTGCTTAGGGTCCCCTCAGCAGAAGGCCGGCATAAGGCTTTCTCTACATGTGGTTCCCATCTGGCTGTAGTGTCTCTGTTCTATGGCTCCATCATGGTGATGTATGTGAGCCCAACTGCAGGCAATCCAGCAGGAATTCAGAAAATTGTGACCTTATTTTATTCTGTGATGACTCCACTTTTCAATCCCTTGATCTACAGCCTCCGCAATAAGGAAATGAAGGAGGCTCTGAGAAAACTGTTCAGGAACGCGATATTTGGTCAAAGAAAGCCTCTCAAGAACTAG